Sequence from the Nymphaea colorata isolate Beijing-Zhang1983 chromosome 9, ASM883128v2, whole genome shotgun sequence genome:
AACAAGAGGTGGTTTTGTAAACACATTGGTCAATGGTAAGCACAACAATGAAATGTGAAGTGGTGAAGGTAAACTGTTTCACAGGCTCTATTGCCCAAGTCTAGATTAACATTTCATGGAATGACACTCAAATCTATCTTCATAACTCTAACTAGTGgctacagaaaagaaaagaaaaaaaaattaagaaaagatgACAATGGACTACCATATCAAGTATATCTTCCTCAGATACAGAATCATCAAAAGGTGCTCGTTCATTGGTAGGATAATCCTTCTTGTCTAACCAAGAAGAGCAATTCCCATCTCGTCCATTTGCAGGTTTTGCATGATGCCACTTACAAGATCCCTTTTTTACCTCCAGTGGGGAAGGAACAGGTTCTGAGTGCAAACCATCAGCAGATCTTGCATATGGTACTTGTAAATTTCGTGCCGCAGACAACATCAAGTCTTGAGGGTAAGAAGGATATGGTACTGATGTCCTGCCCCATGCAATTTGTGAGGAATGAGCAGACATTGAATATTCGTCCTCTGTTGAAGGAACTGGAGATTCTCGACAAGGCCTTTTGACATAGTACTCATCCCTGAAAGCATTACCCCTAACAGCAAATGCATTCCACATCAGTAAACTTTCATCTGAAattaaaagcaattttttttttcaaggacaTCTAGTACCTCTTCAATTTCCCATCCAGGCCACTTTGGCCATCAATAAGTTCACAAAGAGCTTCACCAATTTCCTGTGTTAGCTCCTGAAAATTGATAATATGTTGAACATATAGTGACAATTCTCCTAAAAGCTTTCACattaaaaaacactaaaaatttggATCTAACCTGGCAATCCCTGCTAATCTTCACAGGCTTGTAATCATTCAACGGATTTTTAAGGTGAAGAGTTTTTTGAAAGGGTAGATCGTGCAGTCGAAGCCATTTAACCCTGAAAGTCCGTCCCCATGGATTACTTCCAGCACTAGATTCACTCCAAACATTATCACGCCTCCAACCGACAGGAGACATCATCTGTGCATAGCCTTGGAAGTACCCACTCATATTGACACTGAAGATAAGAATTACTCTGTCTGAGTTCTGCATAGGCACACCACTGTATCAAGAAGAAGCAAAGGAGCCAAGCAAATACGAAGAAAATGAATTTGCTGTGCTTTACATGAAAAGCTTCCTCCAGAATTGGTTCGTTCATTACTTGTGTAGCCCAAATACCTCTTTCAACGGAGAGCTCAATATTACGGTGACTTAGactttttataataaaatatcttgTCACATTCAGATTTTTGTCTTGCATATCATTTAAGTCAGTTCTTCCAACAAAAGAATGATTTTCTTGCTCATCAGCCATTATAAAGTTGCAAGGTTCATTGCCTTTATAACTTGAGATACCTGAAAACCAACAGATTTGATAGGTTGAATTAGGTTAAAAACAATGATCTCAAGAAACATTGCACAAAAAGAGATTTACTATGAGTAACCGCAGGGTTAGATGGATACAGTTCTCCATAATGAAGATGCACACAAGCACATATATGAGAAGGTTACCAACAGGCATATTGATCAGACGCATTCACATCTTCTGCAGCACAAAGTCTAAGCATGAATTAGGAGTTCC
This genomic interval carries:
- the LOC116261259 gene encoding uncharacterized protein LOC116261259, which produces MGVKIALRRSTVNVDDGRPVHADPNGNEILPSPASTSKPVEAAPPPKCNKGEKSVLDDIMGDPDDFQDFGDLGAGSDGEPGRWEDTCRKCFSADNVIVEGKVLGRTGSEADKKGSPDNLRENASIVDSSLTESKQDVDNREDRGISSYKGNEPCNFIMADEQENHSFVGRTDLNDMQDKNLNVTRYFIIKSLSHRNIELSVERGIWATQVMNEPILEEAFHNSDRVILIFSVNMSGYFQGYAQMMSPVGWRRDNVWSESSAGSNPWGRTFRVKWLRLHDLPFQKTLHLKNPLNDYKPVKISRDCQELTQEIGEALCELIDGQSGLDGKLKRGNAFRDEYYVKRPCRESPVPSTEDEYSMSAHSSQIAWGRTSVPYPSYPQDLMLSAARNLQVPYARSADGLHSEPVPSPLEVKKGSCKWHHAKPANGRDGNCSSWLDKKDYPTNERAPFDDSVSEEDILDMTYEEYLQAHARNRVPFSNQTMAPSHSSQVKPTKKEDEDQYSKYLANWYSSQRRRLMSTISIPHQ